Proteins from a genomic interval of Clostridium sp. M62/1:
- a CDS encoding elongation factor G, translating into MNVYGTKQIRNVVLLGHGGAGKTTAAEAMALVTGVTKRMGKVPDGTTISDYDKEEIKRQFSISTSLIPIEYSGENGPIKINLLDTPGYFDFVGEVEEAMSVADAAIIVVNCKAGIEVGTEKAWELCEEYRLPRLIFVTNMDDDQASFRELILKLEKRFGRKIAPFQVPIRENEKFVGFVNVVKMGGRRFTNLSDYEECEIPEYTKKNLGIVRDALIEAVAETSEEYMERYFSGEEFTQDEISTALREHVIEGNIVPVLMGSGVNAQGFSHLLQAIDKYFPSPDKFECVGVDVSNGERFTAKYNDDVSLSAKVFKTVVDPFIGKYSLMKICTGTLKPDSVIYNVNKDAEEKVQKVYVLRGKDAIEVPELKAGDIGAVAKLTVTQTGDTMAVRTAPIVYHKPKISTPYTYMAYAAKTKGDEDKISSALSKLMEEDLTLRTVNDVENRQSLLYGIGDQQLEVVVSKLLNRYKVDVVLSKPKFAFRETLRKKVEVQGKYKKQSGGHGQYGDVKMEFEPSGDLEKPYVFEERVFGGAVPKNYFPAVEKGIQECVLKGPLAGYPVVGLKATLVDGSYHPVDSSELAFKMAATMAFKKGFMDANPVLLEPIASLKVTVPDKFTGDVMGDLNRRRGRVLGMNSDHHGKQIIEADVPMSELYGYNTDLRSMTGGIGVYSYEFSRYEQAPGDVQKREVEARAAEAEKD; encoded by the coding sequence ATGAACGTGTACGGGACAAAACAGATTCGCAATGTGGTTCTTCTTGGACATGGCGGGGCAGGAAAGACGACGGCAGCTGAGGCCATGGCGCTTGTGACAGGCGTGACAAAGAGAATGGGAAAGGTTCCGGACGGAACAACCATCAGCGATTATGATAAAGAAGAGATAAAGCGTCAGTTTTCGATCTCCACAAGCCTGATTCCGATCGAGTACAGCGGAGAAAACGGTCCGATTAAGATCAACCTTCTTGACACTCCCGGATATTTCGACTTTGTGGGAGAAGTAGAGGAGGCCATGAGCGTGGCCGACGCCGCGATTATTGTGGTAAACTGCAAGGCAGGCATTGAGGTCGGCACGGAGAAGGCGTGGGAGCTGTGCGAGGAGTACAGGCTTCCGAGACTGATCTTTGTGACAAATATGGATGATGATCAGGCCAGCTTCCGAGAGCTTATCCTGAAGCTGGAAAAACGGTTCGGAAGAAAGATTGCACCGTTCCAGGTTCCGATCCGTGAGAATGAGAAATTTGTGGGCTTCGTAAACGTAGTGAAGATGGGCGGCCGCCGCTTCACCAACCTGAGCGATTATGAGGAGTGCGAGATTCCGGAGTATACGAAGAAAAACCTGGGAATCGTAAGAGACGCCCTGATCGAGGCAGTTGCGGAAACCAGCGAGGAGTATATGGAACGCTACTTCTCCGGTGAGGAGTTTACCCAGGATGAGATTTCCACCGCCCTCAGGGAGCATGTCATCGAGGGTAACATTGTCCCGGTACTGATGGGCTCAGGCGTAAATGCTCAGGGCTTTTCCCATCTGCTGCAGGCTATAGACAAATACTTCCCGTCACCGGATAAATTTGAGTGCGTCGGCGTGGATGTCTCCAACGGCGAGCGCTTTACAGCAAAGTATAACGACGATGTTTCCCTGTCAGCCAAGGTGTTCAAGACAGTGGTGGATCCGTTCATCGGAAAGTATTCTCTGATGAAAATCTGTACAGGAACCTTAAAACCCGATTCCGTAATCTACAATGTCAATAAGGACGCGGAGGAGAAAGTTCAGAAGGTGTATGTGCTGAGAGGAAAGGATGCCATCGAGGTTCCCGAGCTGAAGGCCGGAGATATCGGGGCTGTGGCAAAGCTCACTGTAACCCAGACGGGAGATACCATGGCAGTCCGCACCGCCCCCATTGTATACCACAAACCGAAGATTTCCACACCGTATACCTACATGGCATATGCTGCCAAGACGAAAGGAGACGAGGACAAGATTTCCAGTGCCCTCTCCAAGTTAATGGAAGAGGATCTGACCCTTCGCACGGTTAATGATGTGGAGAACCGCCAGTCCCTCCTCTATGGAATCGGCGATCAGCAGCTGGAGGTGGTTGTGAGCAAGCTGTTAAACCGCTATAAGGTTGACGTGGTGCTCAGCAAACCGAAATTTGCCTTCCGCGAAACTCTGAGAAAGAAGGTGGAGGTTCAGGGCAAATATAAGAAGCAGTCAGGCGGTCACGGCCAGTACGGTGATGTAAAGATGGAATTTGAGCCGTCCGGCGATCTGGAAAAACCATATGTATTTGAGGAGAGAGTGTTCGGCGGCGCTGTTCCGAAGAATTACTTCCCGGCTGTCGAGAAGGGAATTCAGGAATGCGTTCTCAAGGGACCTCTGGCCGGATATCCGGTTGTGGGCTTAAAGGCAACTCTGGTAGACGGCTCTTACCATCCCGTAGACTCTTCTGAGCTTGCCTTCAAGATGGCGGCTACTATGGCCTTTAAGAAGGGCTTTATGGATGCAAATCCAGTGCTTCTTGAGCCGATTGCCTCCCTTAAGGTGACAGTGCCGGATAAGTTTACCGGCGATGTAATGGGAGATCTGAACCGCAGAAGGGGACGCGTGCTGGGCATGAATTCGGATCACCACGGCAAACAGATTATCGAGGCAGATGTTCCGATGTCTGAGCTTTACGGATACAACACAGACCTGCGCTCCATGACAGGCGGCATCGGAGTTTACTCTTATGAGTTCAGCCGCTATGAGCAGGCTCCGGGAGATGTACAGAAGAGAGAGGTTGAGGCGAGAGCAGCAGAAGCTGAAAAAGATTGA
- the rpoN gene encoding RNA polymerase factor sigma-54, producing MPFTGISAEEGKKNVRTELFIKAEQTQALSQKMILSNEILQMGVQELCEKLGEIFLENPVVDLSQPSPEDERMAKYQWLESLNDRNRDTYMHESRDDEEGNDDWKFRQEDGESLQDYLWSQISLKELSGKDEEIITYLMESLDDRGYLDEPLDSVAERFHEPKERVEEILSQLQTLEPAGVFAKDLSECLLLQLKRNRMDSPAAEEIVREHLELLAANKIPVIAKKVHLSVEETAEICQAIRNLNPRPGSHFASREQLSYLIPDVTVVKFADRFEILLNESTYPTIEINDYYRKMAVQSDSSQVHDYLREKLRQAEWIRTCMEQRGRTIMNVTKTILMLQSEFFEKGPSHLKPLKQSEVAEMIGIHESTVSRAVRQKYLQCSWGIYPMNYFFSRGISEEKGRGGRAVSVQEVKNALTEIIREENKKKPFSDRILAEKLEERGFTISRRTVAKYREELGIPDAGGRKVFL from the coding sequence GTGCCATTTACAGGAATCAGTGCAGAAGAAGGGAAGAAAAACGTGAGGACAGAACTATTTATCAAGGCAGAGCAGACGCAGGCATTATCACAGAAAATGATCCTGTCAAATGAAATCCTTCAGATGGGAGTGCAGGAGTTATGCGAAAAGCTGGGGGAAATTTTTCTGGAAAATCCCGTCGTGGATCTGAGCCAGCCGTCTCCGGAGGATGAGCGGATGGCAAAGTATCAGTGGCTGGAATCATTGAACGACAGGAACCGCGATACGTATATGCACGAGTCCAGAGATGACGAGGAGGGAAATGATGACTGGAAGTTCCGGCAGGAGGACGGGGAATCCCTGCAGGACTACCTCTGGTCGCAGATCAGTCTGAAGGAGCTGTCTGGGAAAGATGAGGAGATCATCACCTATCTGATGGAGAGTCTGGACGACAGGGGATACCTGGATGAACCGCTGGACTCAGTGGCAGAGCGGTTTCATGAGCCGAAGGAGCGGGTGGAGGAGATTCTCTCACAGCTTCAGACACTGGAACCGGCAGGGGTTTTCGCAAAAGATCTGAGCGAGTGTCTTCTCTTGCAGCTGAAAAGAAACCGGATGGACTCTCCGGCAGCTGAGGAGATTGTGAGAGAGCACCTGGAGCTTCTGGCTGCAAACAAGATTCCGGTGATTGCAAAGAAGGTGCATCTTTCCGTGGAGGAGACAGCGGAGATCTGCCAGGCAATCAGGAATCTGAATCCGAGGCCCGGAAGCCACTTTGCGTCCCGGGAACAGCTTTCCTATCTGATTCCCGATGTGACAGTAGTGAAATTTGCCGATCGCTTCGAGATCCTGCTCAATGAGAGCACCTACCCGACTATAGAGATCAACGACTACTACAGGAAAATGGCAGTTCAGTCAGATTCCTCTCAGGTTCATGATTACCTGAGGGAAAAGCTCAGGCAGGCGGAGTGGATACGCACCTGTATGGAGCAGAGGGGCCGGACGATTATGAATGTGACGAAAACCATCCTGATGCTTCAGAGTGAGTTTTTTGAGAAAGGTCCCTCCCATCTGAAGCCGCTGAAACAGAGTGAGGTGGCTGAGATGATCGGAATCCACGAGTCTACGGTCAGCCGTGCTGTGCGCCAGAAGTATCTCCAGTGCTCCTGGGGCATCTATCCGATGAATTACTTCTTTTCCAGAGGAATTTCGGAGGAGAAGGGAAGAGGAGGAAGAGCCGTATCTGTCCAGGAGGTGAAAAATGCCCTGACTGAGATCATCCGGGAGGAAAATAAAAAGAAGCCTTTCAGCGACAGAATTCTGGCGGAAAAGCTGGAGGAGAGAGGGTTTACCATATCCAGGCGGACGGTAGCCAAGTACAGAGAGGAGCTTGGGATACCGGACGCCGGGGGAAGAAAGGTGTTTCTGTAG